CGCTTCACTCCGCGACGCTGTCGAGCACGTTGAGGACGAGCCGCCCCGCCCACTACGCGTGTCGATGGACCCTTCGTTTTGACGAACGAATCGGCGGCTCCCACCCTCGCGCCAATGATCGAGCGAGACGCCGTACGGCGCATCCAGGTGGCGTACCCAAAGATCTGGCACGCCTGTCATCGTCATCCCTCCGCGGCGGCGCGTGGCGGCGGCCTCACGGAGCGGCAGGGCACTGTCCTCGTGCACCTCGCCGACGGCGCGCTCTCGCGCCCGGCGGACCTCGCGCGCCATCTCGGCATCGCACCGAGCACGCTGAGCGAGGCGATCGATCAGCTCGTCGAGCGGGGCATGGTCGAGCGGCGGCGCCACACCGACGATCGCCGGCGCACCGATTTCGAGGTCACGGAGGTAGGGCACCGCGCCGTCGAGGAGGGCTCCCCGCTCGACCCCGCGCGCCTCCGCGCCGCGCTCGCGTGGCTCTCCGCCGAGGAGCGCGCGCGCGCCGTCGAGGGCCTCACGCTGCTCGCCGACGCCTGCACCACGCTCGGCGGCGAGGAGGATCACTCATGAAGTTCGCGGGACGCGTCGCGCTCGCCGTGCTCGCGCTCATCACGCTCCCGCTCTGCGCGCTCTGGATCGCGGGCGCCGCCCTCCCGCGCGAGCACACAGTGCGTGTGACGCGCGCGGTCGCCGCGCCACCCGAGCGCGCCTGGACCGCGATCACCGACGTCGAGCACGCGAGCGCATGGCGTCACCTCGATCGCGTCGAGCTCCTCTCCCGCGCGCCGCTCCGCTGGCGCGAGCACGGCGAGGACGGCGAGCTCGCCTTCATCGAGGACGCCGCTGCGCGCGAGGAAGGCCGCCGCTTCGTGGCGCGCATCGACGATACCGAGGAGCGAGCCTTCGGCGGTAGCTGGACCTACCTCGTTGAGGCGGAGGGCGAGGGCGCGCGCGTCACGATCATCGAGGAAGGCTGGATCGAGCCGGCGATCTTCCGGACGCTCGCGCGCTGGGTGTGGGGCCACGAGGCGAGCGCACGCGCGTACCTCGATGCGCTCGAGGCGCACCTCTCGGAATGACTCTCGCGCTGCGGTCTTCCGACCGACATCTCGTGGAACGCTGCTCCGAACGAAGCAGATCCAACGCAGCGGCGCGCACTCGAGTGCCGACGCGGCGATGGGCTCGACGCCGAGGTGGCCGACGAGACCCGCGACAAGGTTGATGCCGAAGTAGAGGACCAAACCGTCGAACGAAATCGGCATCAGGACGACGAGGCCCGACCCAGAGCGAGTCGAAGCCGAGGACCTCGAGCGGATGGAGCACGAATAGCGTGAGCGGCTTCGGGCGCTCATGCTCGTGATGGATACGGTGCACGCAGGCGTAGATCGCGCCTGTGCTCCCGACAACCGAGCGCACGCGAGCGATGAGTCGCCCTCCGTCGCGCTGGAAGCACGGCGAAGCAAGCCGCTCGCGATGTCGGAGATTCTCGTGCTCGTTCTCAGATGGCGTTGCGTTGGCCCGCTGACAACAACGCTGCACATGCGACGCTGCGTCGATGAGATCGTACGTACGACGTTCGTGCACGCTGTCGGGCTGTAGCTTATCTAGTTAATGTGGGCCGCAGCTCCGACCCGTGCGTCGGTTTGCACGCCGCACACTCCGCGCAGGCCGTTGGATCCCCAACCGCTGCCCGAGAAGCCTCGGCGCAAGGAGACCCTCGCGTGTCCGCACATCGGCTGACCTCGAAGACGATCGACGACGAAGCCGCGCTCCGGGCGCTCATCGGAGGTGAGCCGACCGAGCTCGTGCGCTCGAAGATCGCATCGCGTCTCAACCCGCTGACGCGCCGATTCATCGAGCGCTCTCCGTTCGTGTGCCTCGCCACCGCGGCGGCGGACGGCAGCTGCGACGTCAGCCCGCGCGGCGATCCGACGGGGTTCGTCCGCATCCTCGACGACGCGACGCTGCTGCTGCCCGAGCGACCCGGAAATCGCATCGCTGACTCGCTGCGCAACATCCTCTCAAACCCGCACGTCGGCTTGCTCTTCGTCATCCCCGGAGTCGTCGATTCGTTCCGCGTCGATG
This genomic interval from Sandaracinus amylolyticus contains the following:
- a CDS encoding MarR family winged helix-turn-helix transcriptional regulator; its protein translation is MIERDAVRRIQVAYPKIWHACHRHPSAAARGGGLTERQGTVLVHLADGALSRPADLARHLGIAPSTLSEAIDQLVERGMVERRRHTDDRRRTDFEVTEVGHRAVEEGSPLDPARLRAALAWLSAEERARAVEGLTLLADACTTLGGEEDHS
- a CDS encoding SRPBCC family protein; its protein translation is MKFAGRVALAVLALITLPLCALWIAGAALPREHTVRVTRAVAAPPERAWTAITDVEHASAWRHLDRVELLSRAPLRWREHGEDGELAFIEDAAAREEGRRFVARIDDTEERAFGGSWTYLVEAEGEGARVTIIEEGWIEPAIFRTLARWVWGHEASARAYLDALEAHLSE
- a CDS encoding pyridoxamine 5'-phosphate oxidase family protein — encoded protein: MSAHRLTSKTIDDEAALRALIGGEPTELVRSKIASRLNPLTRRFIERSPFVCLATAAADGSCDVSPRGDPTGFVRILDDATLLLPERPGNRIADSLRNILSNPHVGLLFVIPGVVDSFRVDGRATLTDDPELLAPCAVEGKAPKLGILVDIEHAYTQCGKAFIRSALWDPARFVDRGELPTNGEIHAVLAGGDFDACAYDEARAARYARREGFY